Proteins co-encoded in one Candidatus Macondimonas diazotrophica genomic window:
- a CDS encoding phage holin family protein encodes MATPTLGVQVRRLVALLAETAGTRIDLARLEMTEWRGHWARVLVFSIGASLSGFFAIQTLVIAILVECWDSCRETAAWSLAGAFGLALLICLTGLYFGIKGGRRFLPATLEVLREDLENLKDE; translated from the coding sequence ATGGCCACTCCCACACTCGGCGTTCAGGTCCGCCGTCTCGTCGCGCTTCTGGCCGAGACCGCCGGGACCCGAATCGATTTGGCGCGGCTGGAAATGACCGAATGGCGCGGCCACTGGGCTCGGGTCCTGGTGTTTTCCATCGGCGCATCGCTCAGTGGGTTCTTTGCAATCCAGACTCTGGTGATCGCCATTCTGGTGGAATGCTGGGACAGCTGCCGGGAAACCGCGGCGTGGTCGCTGGCGGGGGCGTTTGGCCTGGCGCTGCTGATCTGCCTCACCGGCCTGTATTTTGGGATCAAGGGCGGTCGCCGGTTTCTTCCCGCGACGCTCGAAGTATTGCGGGAAGATCTGGAGAACCTGAAAGATGAATAA
- a CDS encoding sulfotransferase domain-containing protein, whose protein sequence is MKSLLHGLAILIAGGLLYLIGLMVWVEIQRRGDRYFARPLAERRRFVQRLKWHARYVRPIFEAIARLKRPTKVPLMRYGRVTGPLMMSSKKSYAGTLHYQPEAADIFIATQMKCGTTWMQQIVFEILHGGAGDLSDAGYRHMYAVSPWIETSPTSSVPMARAPLVGPRRNRIIKTHMPAQLIPHSDLAKYIYVTRHPVSCFASCVDFIYKGMGPLTPTRADMLDWFCSDDMWWMSWPDNVESWWQRSQQHANVLFVHYEDLKRDLEGGIRQVAAFLAVPLTDAQVATIVHKAGFDYMREHEEEFEMFAPNLFSVSTPENIRYMQSGALDRHKDAGQAERERILAFCRARLAKASYPAERFYPDLAP, encoded by the coding sequence ATGAAATCGCTGCTGCATGGGCTCGCCATCCTGATCGCGGGCGGCTTGCTGTATCTCATCGGGCTAATGGTCTGGGTCGAGATCCAGCGACGCGGGGATCGTTACTTTGCGCGCCCGCTCGCCGAGCGGCGCCGGTTCGTCCAGCGCCTCAAATGGCACGCCCGCTACGTTCGACCGATCTTCGAGGCGATCGCGCGCCTCAAGCGCCCGACCAAAGTGCCGCTCATGCGCTACGGCCGGGTTACGGGACCTTTGATGATGAGCAGCAAGAAATCCTACGCGGGCACGCTGCATTACCAGCCGGAGGCGGCTGACATCTTCATCGCCACCCAGATGAAATGCGGCACCACCTGGATGCAGCAGATCGTCTTTGAAATCCTGCACGGCGGCGCGGGCGATCTGTCCGACGCCGGCTATCGCCACATGTACGCGGTGAGTCCCTGGATCGAGACCAGCCCGACCTCCAGCGTGCCGATGGCGCGCGCTCCGCTCGTCGGCCCGCGCCGCAACCGCATCATCAAGACCCATATGCCGGCCCAGCTCATTCCGCACAGCGATCTGGCCAAATACATCTACGTCACGCGCCATCCGGTCAGCTGTTTCGCCAGCTGCGTGGATTTCATCTATAAGGGCATGGGGCCGCTGACACCAACGCGCGCAGACATGCTCGACTGGTTCTGCAGCGACGACATGTGGTGGATGTCCTGGCCGGACAACGTCGAGAGCTGGTGGCAGCGCAGCCAGCAGCATGCCAACGTGCTCTTCGTGCATTACGAGGATCTGAAACGCGATCTGGAAGGCGGAATCCGCCAGGTGGCTGCCTTCCTCGCGGTCCCGCTGACCGACGCCCAGGTCGCCACGATCGTGCACAAGGCCGGTTTCGACTACATGCGCGAGCACGAGGAGGAATTCGAGATGTTCGCACCCAATCTGTTCAGCGTGTCGACCCCCGAAAACATCCGCTACATGCAATCGGGCGCGCTCGACCGGCACAAGGACGCCGGGCAAGCCGAACGCGAACGCATTCTCGCCTTCTGCCGGGCCCGGCTCGCCAAGGCCAGCTACCCGGCGGAGCGGTTCTATCCTGACCTCGCACCATAG